From the genome of Sulfitobacter pacificus, one region includes:
- a CDS encoding TorD/DmsD family molecular chaperone encodes MNAAEDYKIPSEDRLRADLYNFIGLMLSGPPGQMLLDQCTGLSGDDSELGKAIGALSRVARVSKPKKVESEFNALFVGLGRGELLPYASYYLTGFLNEKPLATLRTDMSTRGMTRSPNVYEPEDNIASLMEMMGGMIVGRFTKPADLADQKVFFNRHIAPWAGHFFSDLEAAKNSVLYASVGSVGRAFMEIEREAFRMTAA; translated from the coding sequence GTGAACGCTGCCGAAGACTATAAAATTCCTTCCGAGGACCGTTTGCGCGCTGATTTGTACAATTTCATCGGGTTGATGCTATCTGGGCCGCCGGGACAGATGCTGTTGGATCAATGTACTGGCTTGTCTGGCGATGACAGTGAACTTGGCAAGGCAATTGGTGCCCTGTCGCGCGTTGCGCGGGTGTCCAAGCCCAAGAAGGTCGAGAGCGAATTCAACGCTTTGTTTGTTGGATTGGGTCGGGGCGAACTCTTGCCCTACGCCAGCTATTATCTGACTGGATTTCTGAACGAAAAACCGCTGGCAACACTGCGCACTGATATGTCCACGCGCGGGATGACCCGTTCGCCCAATGTTTATGAACCCGAAGACAATATCGCCTCCCTGATGGAAATGATGGGCGGCATGATTGTCGGGCGTTTTACCAAACCTGCGGATCTTGCGGACCAGAAGGTCTTCTTCAACAGACATATCGCGCCTTGGGCCGGACATTTCTTTTCCGATCTTGAAGCGGCAAAAAATTCAGTCCTCTACGCGTCTGTGGGCAGCGTCGGACGGGCCTTTATGGAGATTGAGCGCGAAGCGTTCAGAATGACAGCGGCCTGA